The segment GCATACATGGGATTGACACATTGTGGCAATCTCGTGGCTTGGGATGGCATTGATAGTTGGTGATGCTATCTAGACGATTCTTTACCTTGCGTGATATTGAGGATCTTGGGCACGAGAGGCACCGGAGATCTTGGGCTGGTGCAGTCGTGGCTTTAGGTCGTCCGTGTCCAAGCCAAACAATTCGGCATGATCCGAAGCCGGTTCGCTTCAATAACAGCCAAAGTCACATCACATCAATACAATAATCTAAATATGTTCAACCTGATTGCCACTTCACGTTGTTCTCACCCACcataatatatataaaagaagGTGAGCAAATGCATTCTAGAAAGTGCCCAATGTTTTTTTTCCTGTCCTGCAGAGTATAATAACTAGATGAGCTCCCTCTACACCGCAAATAGATGTGTATCAATAAATAAAATTCTTTATActtaagaaagcaaaaaaaaaaaaagtctgaaTTTTCACAAATAGACCGTTATAATCCCTACCTTACCTGTAGAATAAACGGCAACGAACGAAAATGCGACATTATGCTTCACAGAAGATGTCTCAGAGGCGGAAGAGGAGACGTCAGAGAACGATGAGAGTTGGAGGACGAGCCTCGCGTGGTGGGTGGAATCCCTCGGCTTCGGCCGAGTAAAAGCCTTCGGAAACGTCTCTCCGAGTTTAATCCTGAAATCTCCCACAAATTAATAGGAACCGTTGGGGGATAcccgccgaccgactgccggagggccgaccgcccgaccgattgccggagggcccgaccgtccGACCGGCTGACGGCCTGACCGCCTccgttggacgactccgactggccgacagaccgaccgatcgtcggtcggggcgaccgactgacggatgccatcagcggctaaccgccggccgtccaacggcccatcgccgactgggggtatgtcgggcgtatccatcccgaccgactgaaccccgaGGTTatatggccgacttacatgaagctcgccgaccgatggagggacccgacaccactcggctggctaccgaccttaggtcggtcggctcctccaaccaccgtacagccgccagacgttgtcagctctgacacggacatgcggcgcagttacctaggggcattgtcccgccgagagccgggtcaaccctggtgattggacggccgcacggcgacatgacgttttcacggtggctctgacagcccacagtgagttgacagttcctcacttgtccgcgccattaatgacggcgccatacctagctccactatatataccggggaaggcaacagtgcaaaggatcgatccgcccgtctctcccacatacgcaggctcgctcctctccccctctctttctcagagctctccgtctgcattttactgttgcccagtcacctctctgacttgaccgtcggagggtccccgtcggagccgtctccggtcagtgcggacttccttttgcaggtgcacgcttcccggtgatcggacgacgaggcgattggccgcaacaggaacATAAAAAGGAGATGGCTCATGAGAGGACCAGAGAAGAAACGAGGGGGAAAAAAACAGCCTGTCACCAAGGACAATACGCAAAGCACGTCAATTTTAGCAGCTCGATCTCAGAACTTTTAATGAATTTTCAGAAAATATATTAACTTACTAAAACAAATATTATTGTGGACAAATACTAGTTTATTTGTCAAGGAAAAAAATGCATCATATACAAGTATAGGAACACTATAAAATTTTGTCATCAGCATGTTATATCTTGCTTTTATTCTTGACCTAAGCATGCATTCACTCAGAAACAGCAAGCTAAAGATCAGTGCCAATATACAATGCAGGTTGACATTactaggaaagagagaaaaatttatggTCATGTCTTCCAAATCAACATATTAATCTCATTCTCAAGCCCTCATCAGCCTCTTCCGCATGCATCACATGGGTCTGAAGTAGTATCATTCTGTCAAAGCCCCATTTATAGGCAACATCTGTATGATAAGGACCATGTGACATTCTATAAAAATTTCAGGAATTATATAAATATTCTGTCAATCCCTTTTAGTAATTACCCACAGCAACAAACTACCAAAGAAGATTGAATCTTTTACGCCCTACTTCTCATTTATTGTAGTTTGAACATATAACTGTGCTTGGGCTTACTTTTCAGCATCATGGTCACCCACCAATTCCCATTTCCTCCCATTCAACAATTCTTCCATGCACTTCCACCCAACTGCATCCGGTAACTTTCTTCAAACCCCTCTCTGGAATGCTGCCGTGGAGCTTGGCTGCATCGCTCCATTTATCAGACAATGCGGACATGTTAGCAGCAAGCACATAGTTTGCTCCAACATCAGGCTCCTCTTGGAGCAAAAGCTTCATCAGTCGATTCAGTTCACCATCCACAACAGTAATTTTACCATTTTTCCTGCAGGCTCCTAAGAACGACCTTAGTATAACACCATTTGGAGCAATGGGCATGTTTTTGATGAACTCATAAGCAGCATCCACCAAACCTGCTCGTCCAAACAAATCAACCATGCAGCCATAATGCTCTACTGTCGGTTGGATATTGTACACATCCACCATCTTGCTAAAATAGCTCCGGCCTTCATCTACCATACCCAAGTGGCTGCAAGCACTTAAGATGATGGAGAACGAAGTGCTGTCTGGTTTCAGACCAGAAGCTTCCATTTGAGAGAATAGAGCGATTGCTTCTTTTCTATGGCCATTAACCGCAAATCCTGAAATCATGATCGTCCACGACTGCAGGTTCCTTTCCTCCATGGATTTGAAAACTTGGAAGGCTTCCTCTACATGCCCACACTTAGCATACATGTTGGCGAGAGCAGTTCCTAAAGCAACGTCCAATTTGATATCATTTGTTGTTATGTATGAATGTACAGATCGACCAATGCTCGGACAAGCTAGATGGCTGGAAGCAGAAAGCAAGCTTACCAGAGTGACGGAGTTGGGTTCAACATTTGCCCGTCTCATTTGTCGAAACACCACTAAAGAATCAAGAGGACGATCACTGTGCACACAAAAGAACCTCCATGAATAAGAGTTTGATGCATATGCTGCAGTTCTGAAAATTAAATTACATGGAACCAGAACAAAGGCAAAGCTATAGAGGTCAGGAATTATAGAGCACACAGCAGAGGATCATAAATTGCAATAAGGAATCGAAAATTGCAAATGGAAAATAAAGGAACATAAGAACAAATAGATTATTCAATGCATTTAGTGGGCACATGAAGAACCGATAAATATGCATATGAAGGTCGAGCCCTTAGATAATAATGGTTTTGCTCGTTAAAATACTTCATGGCGCAAAATTGCAAAAAGTGCCGATGTCttgatcatgaactgtaggttgtaagaaagatcaGTTGTGCTTTAGCTAAATTTCATTTACTGAATCAAGAAATCAGAGTTACTTCTAGAGTTATGTATCAGATGTTTTCAGAGACAAAGCGACACATACTTTAGGAAACATATCGAAAACTAAATAAACGGGCTCGCTAAAGTGAGTTTTCACCTACCAAGTAACATATCCCTCGATCATGGAGCTCCACAGGCGACATCTTCTGTCACCTCCATTTCATCAAACGTCTTCCGGGCACTGCAATCATTCGACAACTAGCATACATATGCAGAAGGGGTTCCCACATACAAATCCGATAAAAACCCCGACTTCAAAGCCAAGCCATGAAGCATCCCACCTGCTCGCAGCAAGGATGAACGCCCGCAGGCCTTAGAACAAAGGGGTAGGTGAAGTTATCCGGTGCGACCCCGGCTTGCCGGAGGGCCGAGAAAAATGGAGTGCTTCAACAGGGGAAGCGGAGTTGGCGTAAGCACGGATGATGGAGTTCCAGGCGAAGACGGGAGGGGGGAAGGGGAGGTGGGAGAAGAGGGAATGGGCGTGGTGGAGGGAGAGCGAGCATAGAGAGGCAACGAGTCGGGAGGCGAAGAAGGGGTGGTGGTCGAAAGCGGTTTTGAGGAGCAGAGAGTGGAGTTGAAGGAGATGGGGGAGAGTGGTCGAGCGTTGGAAGAGAGATTGAAGGTGGCGGGAGTAAACCATGGaggaaaaggaaagagaaggtaaTAAATTAAATAGACAACTATGGAAAGCTCAAAGAGAGTCGAAGAGGAGTGCAAAAGAAGGCAATAAATTCGTTAAAAGGATCTTCGTTCCTTACATGGAAAGATGAAGGAAAATAAAATCCAAATCCGTCCCGATAGAATTTTCGACTCATGCATGCTCAATCCATCCTTTCCCTCATGCTTATATATATAGTCGTCCATAAGGATACATCTCCTCGAGCATCGCAGAtcgaaaagaagggagaagaacgAGTTGTCATGGAGAGATTGTTCTCAGATATTGATGATCTCGAGGCATGGATGCTTTTGGAGCATGACATGGAGCAGTATGCCTCTCATCTCCTGGAAGAGCAGCTGCCTGCAGGCAACGTGGATGCGGTCAACATGGAAGTCGACCATGTTAATCCTTCATCCTCCCTTCTTCTGGCACCACCTCCTAACCACCAATCTTCTAGCGTGGAGGCAAACTCCAGCACGGAGTACTCAGAGGCTAATCTAAGGCGCAAGCTGGACGAGGCCTGCGCCGCAGTGGTAAGAAGTGCAAACTTTTAGGACATTCGATTCTGTCTCAAAGAATAAGTTTTAATAATACGTGATCCTATAAATAGATGGGCTGAGCGACCGTAATGATCTGGTTATGTCGATATTATACTTTTTTTTAGCATGATCAACACCTGCCATAGGAAAACACATGTAGAAAATAATTCAGTATATGTCATGCACTACTCCACAAAAATAGCTTTTGTGGATATTATATGATGCTATTTGTTTATGTCATCTAAACTAGTTTCTCaccattttcacttaaaattgtgTATTCTGAATTTTTCATGATATAACACAGAATTTTTTCTTTCCCTCTTATCCAGGGATTAGGTTTCCAAATgatataccttcaggtggatcataTAGTAGGTCGTCAACTGATAAAGGAGGAGAAACGCAGACTGCAAAAAATATGGACCCTATGGAAGAAAAGCAATTAAAAAGGtaaacattatatatatattaagtgaTATGTTGATATTCCTATTTGATAACTCAATGAGGCATTTGTTTATCGATCATTAGTTAGAATACATTTAGAACTATTTCCTTAAGCATATCATGCTTTACCTTTAATTTCTAGCATAAAATATTGTTAACATATTAATGTAATAATCAGGCTCCTAAGTCTATAATACCATATAAAAGGATAAGTATATCTTGCTAGCATATTAACatctcaataatttttattatttccgGTTCCATCGGTGCATTCTCTATCAATTAGAAAGCTTGCTAACAGGGAATCAGCCCGACGTTCCAGAAAAAAAAAGCAAGATTATGTTTATGAGCTTCTAGAGGAGGTAAGAAGCCATAATATGGTACTAAACTCATTGATCTTAAACATTCTATTGCTTATCTAGAAAAGGTTATTGAATTCTACTTATTAGCTTGCAAGATCACAAGTTGAATGCCAAAAGCACAAGAAAGAGAACGAAGTTTTGAGAGCTCAggtaaccaaaaatataaagTTTATTTTTATTCCATAAAAGGTTTGGCtgtattattttctatttttgtttgTCAAGATCTTTGATCTAGAAACGATTTATGCCCATCTAACAGTTGTTATTGAATGCTTCTTATTAGGTTAAAGAATCCCAAACTGAGCTTGCAAAAACACAAGTCAAGAACAAAGAACTAGAATTCAAGGTCAAAGAATTATCTCAAAATTTCGATCAATTTGTCACAGAGAATATGATTTTAAAAGCTCAGGTAACTATATaatgtgataattttttattcattgataataAATGTTGCCTTACATTAGACTTGTCAAATTCATATGTTGTGAGTTTATACACTTTTTTGATTAACTTATAGTATATTTAATTAATAACTTTATAAGCTTTGTGTAAGCTGTTATTATGAACAAATATAATTTTACCTTGTAAAATAAAGACTCCCCATTCTAGGagtatccataacaattaatttagtattttatttttatatttatatatgttaatAAATCATCaagtattattaaatattatatggACAGAAGATTGGCTTATCTctatagattaatcatattattttgtaaattttcCAAATGCTCTACTTTTAAAAGCAATTTCCATTATTGGAAGATTTAATTAATCAAGCATCATGATATTTGGTTTTTCATTTTTgagattatttttcaagaaaatatgtTTTTAATACTTTTTTACCTAAGGCATAAGTATTTTTAATATGATCATTGTTTTTGCCCAAACTACAGTTTCTTAACAAAAAATTAAAACCTTCTCCATTTTTAGGGGTTTAGTTTGCAAACTTTTTTAGCTGGTAATCTTAATTCTATGTTATTGTATTatgaattataataatttttatatggatCGGTTTGGAAGAACTCTATAAATGGATTTAAAGAGGaatgcttgatgaatgaggatctAAAAAGCTAGTCCTAAATAGTTGCATAAAGCTATATAATAATATTTGTAGTTACGTTAAACCTATCTCTCTGCAGGAAATAAATTTGTTGCATCATTTAGCCATTCATTGTAAGATGGATTCACTTTTACATAGGCCAGTTGCATTATTTAGCCATTCATTGTAAGATGAATTCACTTTTATATGgccagatatcaaaggaatatattttaattttgatggttctttcgctattttttt is part of the Elaeis guineensis isolate ETL-2024a chromosome 15, EG11, whole genome shotgun sequence genome and harbors:
- the LOC109506663 gene encoding uncharacterized protein, with product MERLFSDIDDLEAWMLLEHDMEQYASHLLEEQLPAGNVDAVNMEVDHVNPSSSLLLAPPPNHQSSSVEANSSTEYSEANLRRKLDEACAAVNFFFPSYPGIRFPNDIPSGGSYSRSSTDKGGETQTAKNMDPMEEKQLKRKLANRESARRSRKKKQDYVYELLEELARSQVECQKHKKENEVLRAQVKESQTELAKTQVKNKELEFKVKELSQNFDQFVTENMILKAQAEGNKDKRLHGQQFNATADQLGANSKSAGGKHSCAESMQKDRLDGFFDF
- the LOC140854149 gene encoding pentatricopeptide repeat-containing protein At5g66520-like — protein: MIEGYVTCDRPLDSLVVFRQMRRANVEPNSVTLVSLLSASSHLACPSIGRSVHSYITTNDIKLDVALGTALANMYAKCGHVEEAFQVFKSMEERNLQSWTIMISGFAVNGHRKEAIALFSQMEASGLKPDSTSFSIILSACSHLGMVDEGRSYFSKMVDVYNIQPTVEHYGCMVDLFGRAGLVDAAYEFIKNMPIAPNGVILRSFLGACRKNGKITVVDGELNRLMKLLLQEEPDVGANYVLAANMSALSDKWSDAAKLHGSIPERGLKKVTGCSWVEVHGRIVEWEEMGIGG